A section of the Paenibacillus aurantius genome encodes:
- a CDS encoding STAS domain-containing protein codes for MNAEKKFYVTKEVAADTITVYLHGELDLSMAPEMRADLEPYVNQTGRGLILNLKDLKYIDSTGIGIIILILKQRDALGASFHVAEIPSKIQRLFDITGITQYLLPNSGKSSVERKEDII; via the coding sequence ATGAACGCAGAGAAGAAGTTCTATGTCACAAAGGAAGTTGCGGCCGACACGATAACGGTTTACCTGCACGGGGAGCTGGACTTGTCCATGGCACCCGAAATGCGGGCGGACTTGGAGCCCTACGTGAACCAGACGGGCAGAGGCCTTATTTTAAATTTAAAGGACCTTAAATATATAGACAGCACCGGAATCGGGATCATTATTCTTATCCTGAAACAGCGCGATGCTCTGGGAGCCTCTTTCCATGTAGCGGAGATTCCTTCCAAAATCCAGCGCTTGTTCGATATTACGGGCATTACCCAATACCTGCTCCCTAATTCCGGAAAGTCTTCGGTGGAAAGGAAAGAAGATATCATATGA
- a CDS encoding general stress protein produces MEQEKKIVGVFHSEQEAIKAIEDLKRQGYSSDEISVIAKNKDDVSDISDETGTKAPEGLATGAATGGVLGGVTGLLAGLGALAIPGVGPIIAAGPIVATLTGAAVGAGAGGLVGGLIGMGMSEEEAHRYNDYVDQGNILVLVNSHVDRDRYAYDTFRTNNSLNASTYGSSYGSDVNPNRLD; encoded by the coding sequence ATGGAACAAGAAAAGAAAATCGTAGGCGTGTTTCACTCGGAACAGGAAGCGATTAAAGCCATTGAAGACCTCAAGCGCCAAGGCTACAGCTCGGATGAGATTTCCGTCATTGCCAAAAACAAAGACGACGTCTCCGACATCTCCGATGAGACCGGCACCAAGGCTCCGGAAGGGCTGGCCACCGGTGCGGCTACCGGCGGAGTGCTGGGCGGGGTGACCGGCCTGCTGGCGGGTCTGGGCGCCCTGGCGATTCCCGGAGTAGGCCCGATTATTGCGGCCGGTCCGATTGTCGCCACCTTGACGGGTGCGGCGGTAGGAGCCGGAGCCGGCGGATTGGTCGGCGGCCTGATCGGGATGGGCATGTCCGAAGAGGAAGCGCACCGTTACAACGACTATGTGGACCAGGGCAATATTCTGGTTCTGGTCAATTCCCACGTGGATCGCGACCGGTATGCCTATGATACCTTCCGTACCAACAACTCGCTGAATGCGAGCACCTACGGAAGCTCGTACGGCTCGGACGTGAACCCTAACCGCTTAGACTAA
- a CDS encoding glucose-1-phosphate adenylyltransferase encodes MKQTECVAMLLAGGEGKRLGVLTTNIAKPAVHFGGKYRIIDFTLSNCVNSGIDTVGVLTQYQPMALNQHIGNGSPWDLNRPDGGVSLLAPYTDQKETRFYTGTANAVYQNLNYLEQYNPQYVLIISGDHIYNMDYRKMLDFHKSSKADATISVIEVKWEEASRFGILNTDGQHRVTEFVEKPAEPESNLASMGIYIFNWDVLKAFLLRDDNTPESSNDFGKNIIPAMIEHGAKLFAYPFQGYWKDVGTIDSLWEAHMDLLDTDNGFPLNHPDWPLYTNCQSPGPQFIAPTASIRQSMINDGCQVYGEVDRSVVFQGVEIGEGSIIRDSIIMPNVVIGKNVILSKAIIGEGTVIRDGAVVGDLEGKEITVIGEKEVVYKDTSDKMPKIFAGRNQRLLERIG; translated from the coding sequence ATGAAACAAACGGAGTGCGTGGCTATGTTGTTAGCAGGCGGAGAGGGCAAAAGGCTCGGTGTCCTGACGACGAATATCGCAAAGCCGGCTGTCCATTTCGGAGGCAAGTACAGGATCATTGATTTTACTCTCAGCAACTGCGTCAATTCCGGAATTGACACGGTCGGCGTGCTCACCCAATACCAGCCGATGGCGCTGAATCAGCATATCGGGAACGGGAGCCCGTGGGATTTGAACCGTCCCGACGGGGGAGTGTCCCTGCTTGCCCCTTACACCGACCAGAAGGAAACCCGATTCTACACGGGAACGGCCAACGCCGTTTATCAGAACCTGAATTATTTGGAGCAGTATAACCCCCAGTACGTACTTATCATATCCGGAGATCATATTTACAACATGGATTACCGGAAAATGCTGGATTTCCATAAAAGCAGTAAAGCGGATGCGACCATTTCTGTTATCGAGGTCAAGTGGGAGGAAGCCAGCCGATTCGGTATCCTCAACACAGACGGCCAGCACAGAGTAACGGAATTCGTGGAGAAGCCGGCCGAGCCGGAAAGCAACTTGGCCTCCATGGGCATTTACATCTTCAACTGGGATGTTCTGAAGGCTTTTCTCCTTAGAGATGACAACACACCGGAGTCGAGCAACGATTTCGGTAAAAATATTATTCCGGCCATGATTGAGCACGGAGCCAAGCTGTTCGCTTATCCGTTCCAGGGCTACTGGAAGGATGTCGGCACAATAGATAGCCTCTGGGAAGCGCACATGGACCTGCTGGACACGGATAACGGCTTCCCGCTGAACCACCCGGACTGGCCGCTTTACACCAACTGCCAAAGCCCTGGACCGCAATTCATTGCGCCCACCGCCTCCATCCGGCAGTCCATGATCAATGACGGCTGTCAGGTTTACGGAGAGGTCGACCGCTCGGTCGTCTTCCAGGGGGTGGAGATCGGAGAAGGAAGTATTATCCGGGACAGCATCATTATGCCCAATGTCGTCATCGGCAAGAACGTCATTCTTTCCAAAGCGATTATCGGAGAAGGCACGGTCATACGGGACGGTGCCGTGGTGGGAGATCTGGAAGGCAAGGAAATTACCGTTATCGGCGAGAAGGAAGTGGTGTACAAAGACACCTCCGACAAAATGCCGAAAATTTTCGCCGGCCGCAACCAGCGTCTACTGGAAAGGATCGGGTAA
- a CDS encoding DUF948 domain-containing protein, with amino-acid sequence MIWQISVAIIALAFAVLVFFLIRTLHTVQESLKDTNQTINQVQRELNDVSAEVKGLIRNTNQITMDVRTKMKALDSLFGTVENVGDTLEGVTSSLRQVSNRFRSNVTSNLAEVNQTEDKKVYKAINWASSIYDIWQRIKVYRMSKETARH; translated from the coding sequence ATGATATGGCAAATTAGTGTTGCAATTATCGCACTTGCTTTTGCGGTGCTGGTCTTCTTCCTCATCCGTACCTTACATACGGTGCAGGAGTCCCTTAAGGATACGAACCAAACCATCAACCAGGTTCAGCGGGAGCTGAACGATGTAAGCGCCGAGGTGAAGGGGCTTATCCGCAACACGAATCAGATTACGATGGACGTGCGGACGAAGATGAAGGCTCTGGATTCTCTCTTCGGTACCGTGGAGAACGTAGGCGACACGCTGGAAGGCGTCACCTCGTCGCTCCGCCAAGTGTCGAACCGGTTCCGCAGCAACGTAACGAGCAACCTGGCCGAGGTCAACCAGACCGAGGACAAGAAGGTGTACAAAGCCATCAACTGGGCAAGCTCCATCTACGATATCTGGCAGCGGATTAAGGTTTACCGCATGTCGAAGGAAACCGCCCGCCACTAA
- a CDS encoding response regulator: MDMEYPINILLVDDHPENLLAIEAVLAEENYNLIRAGNGEEALRYLLKYEFAVIVLDVQMPGMDGFETARFIKAREKSKNIPIIFITATSKDTEHFFTGYSVGAIDYMVKPFIPQTLKSKIEGFVSLYITNKTLQHQTELLHEQTSQLEKANQELLQTALNLSKAEAQARVIRETSIDTMITFDNEGTILTVNPAAEGMFGYKEEELLGNSIELLIPTISEMENPAAAQAGQDKYMFGKITEIAPRRKDGTLFPAEIQIGESYIGEDHLFACTVSDITERKKAEQELIQAKEAAEIASKVKTEFLAMMSHEIRTPMNGVIGMTDLLLETPLTEEQKELAEVIRKSGDALLSVINDILDFSKIESGKMELENEPFSLEACVAETFDLFTAKSRRIDLEMAYYLDPELPAYITGDVTRLRQILINLVGNAVKFTEHGGIYVVVSKLGESKDSIDIEFAVKDTGIGIPDDKLEQLFKPFSQLDSSTTRKYGGTGLGLAICKTLVELMDGGIRVDRTAEAGATFVFTIKAGRCPEELEELLARQKANAAPDMGNDAGRASKERRPLHVLVCEDNATNQKLLTRILESLGHEAEVAPDGKSAVELALKKSFDLVLMDIQMPEMDGKEAARQIIAKLPASRRPVIIAMTANVLKEEKDKCLSIGMDDFIGKPIKIDQFRQKLEQEYEKLTAGRTKEA, encoded by the coding sequence ATGGACATGGAATATCCAATCAATATCTTGCTGGTGGACGACCATCCGGAAAATTTGCTTGCCATCGAAGCGGTGCTTGCCGAAGAGAACTACAATTTGATTCGGGCCGGCAACGGGGAAGAAGCGCTTCGCTACCTGCTCAAGTATGAGTTTGCCGTGATTGTTCTCGATGTGCAGATGCCGGGAATGGATGGCTTTGAAACCGCCCGGTTCATCAAGGCCAGGGAAAAATCAAAGAACATCCCGATTATTTTCATTACCGCCACCAGCAAGGATACCGAGCATTTCTTTACCGGCTATTCCGTCGGCGCAATAGACTACATGGTGAAGCCGTTCATTCCGCAAACCCTTAAATCGAAAATAGAAGGCTTCGTCAGTCTTTATATAACGAACAAGACCCTCCAGCACCAGACCGAGCTTCTCCACGAGCAGACGAGCCAGCTGGAGAAAGCGAACCAGGAGCTGCTGCAGACGGCCCTTAACTTGTCCAAAGCCGAAGCCCAGGCGCGGGTGATCCGGGAAACGTCCATCGATACGATGATCACCTTCGATAACGAAGGGACAATCCTGACCGTGAACCCGGCGGCGGAAGGCATGTTCGGGTACAAAGAAGAGGAGCTGCTCGGCAACAGCATCGAGCTTCTGATCCCGACGATTTCCGAAATGGAGAATCCGGCGGCGGCTCAAGCGGGCCAGGACAAGTACATGTTCGGCAAAATCACGGAGATTGCGCCGCGGCGCAAGGACGGGACCCTCTTCCCGGCCGAGATTCAGATCGGGGAGTCGTATATCGGCGAGGATCATCTGTTTGCCTGTACCGTCAGCGACATCACCGAGCGCAAGAAGGCGGAGCAGGAGCTGATTCAGGCGAAGGAAGCGGCGGAGATCGCCTCCAAGGTCAAGACGGAGTTCCTCGCCATGATGAGCCACGAAATCCGTACGCCGATGAACGGAGTCATCGGGATGACGGATCTGCTTCTCGAGACCCCCCTTACCGAAGAGCAGAAGGAGCTCGCGGAGGTCATCCGCAAGAGCGGAGACGCCCTGCTGTCGGTTATCAACGACATTCTGGACTTCTCCAAGATTGAGTCGGGTAAAATGGAGCTCGAGAACGAGCCGTTCAGCCTCGAGGCCTGCGTGGCGGAGACCTTCGACCTGTTTACCGCCAAATCGCGCCGGATTGACCTCGAAATGGCTTATTATCTCGATCCCGAGCTTCCCGCTTACATTACCGGCGATGTGACCCGCCTTCGCCAGATTCTGATCAACCTTGTAGGCAATGCCGTTAAGTTTACGGAGCACGGCGGCATTTATGTGGTCGTCAGCAAGCTGGGGGAAAGCAAGGACAGCATCGACATCGAGTTTGCCGTGAAGGATACGGGCATCGGCATCCCGGACGATAAGCTTGAACAGCTGTTCAAGCCGTTCTCCCAGCTGGATTCCTCGACCACGCGCAAATACGGCGGAACGGGCCTTGGGCTTGCCATCTGCAAGACGCTCGTGGAGCTGATGGACGGCGGGATCCGCGTCGACCGGACGGCGGAAGCCGGAGCCACGTTCGTCTTTACGATCAAGGCCGGCCGCTGCCCTGAGGAGCTGGAGGAGCTGCTTGCCCGGCAGAAGGCGAATGCGGCTCCCGACATGGGGAACGACGCCGGGCGGGCTTCGAAAGAGAGGCGTCCGCTGCATGTTCTCGTGTGCGAGGACAACGCCACCAACCAGAAGCTCCTTACCCGCATCCTCGAAAGCCTCGGGCACGAGGCCGAGGTAGCTCCGGACGGGAAGAGCGCGGTGGAGCTCGCTCTGAAGAAGAGCTTCGATCTTGTGCTGATGGATATCCAGATGCCGGAGATGGACGGCAAGGAGGCCGCCCGGCAGATCATCGCCAAGCTGCCGGCCTCCCGCCGGCCGGTTATCATCGCCATGACGGCTAACGTCCTGAAGGAAGAGAAGGACAAGTGCCTCTCCATCGGCATGGATGACTTCATCGGCAAACCGATCAAAATCGATCAATTCCGCCAGAAGCTCGAGCAGGAATACGAGAAGCTGACAGCCGGCCGGACCAAGGAAGCCTGA
- the rsbW gene encoding anti-sigma B factor RsbW, with translation MQPFRKTVKLTIPARAEYIDIARLSLYGIANKMGFSYEDIEDMKVAVAEACNNSVLHAYPNRESGSIDLEFDMKDTELAITISDQGKSFDYEDKAKELSAHHNKELEQISAGGLGIYLMQALMDKVEVLSGGGTRVVLTKYLTAVNPGA, from the coding sequence ATGCAGCCCTTCCGGAAGACCGTTAAGCTGACGATTCCCGCCAGAGCGGAATACATTGACATTGCGCGGCTCTCGCTTTACGGCATAGCTAACAAGATGGGCTTCTCCTATGAGGACATCGAGGACATGAAGGTCGCGGTCGCCGAAGCGTGCAACAATTCCGTGCTGCATGCCTATCCGAACCGGGAGAGCGGAAGCATCGATCTGGAGTTCGATATGAAGGATACGGAGCTCGCCATCACGATCAGCGACCAAGGCAAGAGCTTTGATTATGAGGACAAGGCTAAGGAATTGTCCGCTCATCATAACAAAGAGCTGGAGCAGATTTCCGCAGGAGGGCTTGGCATTTATTTGATGCAGGCTCTGATGGACAAGGTGGAAGTGCTGAGCGGAGGAGGCACCCGCGTGGTGCTTACGAAGTATTTAACCGCCGTCAACCCGGGAGCCTGA
- a CDS encoding STAS domain-containing protein, which produces MDRKKFNVQTKETENSTILYMKGELDLAMAVYFRSVLEPLIDSPKSIVLNLKELAYIDSTGMGILIFILKARNERKLPFTIQEVPAKIQKLFDLTGITKFLSVEGDPQTTVKADGM; this is translated from the coding sequence GTGGACCGCAAAAAATTTAACGTTCAAACCAAAGAAACGGAAAATAGCACCATCCTTTATATGAAAGGGGAACTTGATTTGGCTATGGCCGTGTACTTCCGTTCGGTTCTGGAGCCGTTGATCGATTCTCCGAAGTCTATTGTCCTGAACCTGAAGGAACTGGCTTACATAGACAGCACGGGAATGGGCATTCTGATCTTCATCCTGAAGGCGCGCAACGAGCGTAAGCTTCCTTTCACCATTCAGGAGGTGCCCGCCAAAATTCAGAAGCTGTTCGATCTGACCGGTATCACCAAATTTCTGTCCGTGGAGGGAGATCCTCAAACTACAGTAAAGGCGGATGGAATGTAA
- the glgD gene encoding glucose-1-phosphate adenylyltransferase subunit GlgD produces MNDILGILNGYKERDGLNGLTRSRCLSAVPFAGHYRLIDFMLSSMAHSGISRVFVMAGPNPLALMDHLANGMDWGFGRKRGGIALLPPVNGEWDTARHEVARFHSHLKHWQDAPQPLVLIASGGEIGSLDFRPMITSHGRADADITVLYRMEEEADGEGEPFRVQEEEERLTGVMLMKRSLFIELVQEAYGNGREETLRDAVLHRLAKLNVCAYPMKGLRPSIDSEAAYHRESLSLLDRLAWNRLFGGPVPIRTKAGDCPPAHYRGRPAVRYSLVGGGCIIEGQVESSILHSGVKVGEGAVIRNSIILDQCVIQPHSYLENVILEQRTHVERGRRIAGTPGSPFFACS; encoded by the coding sequence GTGAACGATATTTTGGGAATCCTAAACGGATACAAAGAACGGGACGGCCTTAACGGGCTGACCCGTTCTCGCTGTCTTTCGGCGGTTCCTTTTGCCGGGCATTACCGGCTTATTGATTTTATGCTTTCCTCCATGGCTCACTCGGGAATTTCCCGGGTTTTTGTCATGGCGGGACCGAATCCGCTTGCCTTGATGGATCATCTGGCCAACGGAATGGATTGGGGCTTCGGACGCAAAAGAGGTGGGATTGCCCTTCTTCCTCCGGTTAACGGGGAATGGGATACCGCCCGTCACGAAGTGGCCCGGTTTCACAGCCATCTGAAGCATTGGCAGGATGCCCCGCAGCCGCTTGTCTTGATTGCGTCCGGCGGCGAGATCGGCAGTCTCGACTTCCGGCCTATGATTACCTCGCATGGGCGCGCGGATGCCGACATTACGGTTCTGTACCGGATGGAGGAGGAGGCAGACGGGGAGGGAGAACCTTTCCGGGTGCAGGAAGAGGAGGAGCGGCTGACGGGCGTGATGCTTATGAAACGGTCGCTATTTATAGAGCTGGTGCAGGAGGCTTATGGGAACGGACGGGAAGAGACGCTTCGCGATGCCGTTCTCCATAGGCTCGCCAAGCTAAATGTATGCGCTTACCCCATGAAAGGCTTACGGCCGTCCATTGATTCCGAAGCTGCCTATCACCGGGAAAGCCTCTCCCTGCTCGACCGGCTGGCCTGGAACCGGCTGTTCGGCGGTCCTGTTCCCATTCGAACCAAGGCAGGGGATTGCCCGCCTGCCCATTATCGGGGACGGCCTGCCGTACGCTACTCCCTGGTCGGAGGAGGATGTATCATTGAAGGGCAGGTGGAGAGCAGCATTCTTCATTCGGGCGTGAAGGTGGGAGAAGGGGCGGTGATCCGCAACAGCATCATTCTAGACCAATGCGTCATTCAGCCCCACTCGTATCTGGAGAATGTGATCCTGGAACAGCGGACCCATGTGGAACGGGGAAGGAGGATCGCCGGCACGCCCGGAAGCCCTTTCTTTGCATGCAGCTGA
- the rsbW gene encoding anti-sigma B factor RsbW — protein sequence MKLDNQTVCLTVPADADFVDIVRLTLYGIATKWGFSYEEIEDMKVAVAEACNNAVLHAYRGLEKGSMEVKFEGTDNGIRISVKDEGNSFDYQLKESKAASLHDKQLDEINAGGLGIYMMQALMDEVQVFTNSGTEVVLTKFLQRNEEMA from the coding sequence ATGAAACTTGACAACCAAACGGTATGCTTAACCGTCCCCGCCGATGCGGATTTTGTTGATATTGTCAGACTGACTTTATACGGAATCGCCACCAAATGGGGATTCTCCTATGAGGAAATCGAAGATATGAAGGTAGCCGTAGCGGAGGCCTGCAACAATGCGGTCCTTCATGCTTACCGTGGACTCGAAAAGGGCTCCATGGAGGTGAAATTCGAAGGAACGGACAACGGGATTCGCATTTCCGTCAAGGACGAAGGCAACAGCTTCGATTATCAGCTGAAGGAAAGCAAGGCCGCTTCCCTCCATGACAAGCAGCTGGATGAAATCAACGCGGGAGGTCTCGGAATTTACATGATGCAGGCTCTGATGGACGAGGTTCAGGTGTTTACTAACTCCGGAACCGAGGTCGTCCTGACTAAGTTTCTTCAAAGGAATGAGGAAATGGCATGA
- a CDS encoding CheR family methyltransferase codes for MEPVGGPEEESFDAEAPLSREEERERIEIELLLEGIFRMYGYDFRNYAYPSIRRRIWHRVNAWRLGSISALQEKVLHDARSMESLLSSLIINVTEMYRDPELFLAFRKLVVPVLRTYPFIRIWHAGCSTGEEVLSMAILLHEEGLYDKARIYATDISEEVLNRAREAVFPLRKMQDYTRNYLLAGGTGGFSEYYAVKNEEVHFHRFLLDNVVFAQHNLVTDQSFNEFNVIFCRNVLIYFNKTLQDQVHRLFYESLSPLGILALGTRESINFSHHADDYEALDSREKLYRKIR; via the coding sequence ATTGAACCGGTCGGAGGTCCGGAGGAGGAATCCTTCGACGCCGAGGCGCCTTTATCCCGCGAGGAGGAAAGGGAGCGTATAGAGATTGAGCTGCTGCTGGAAGGGATTTTCCGCATGTACGGGTACGATTTCCGTAATTATGCCTACCCTTCCATCCGCCGGCGCATCTGGCACCGGGTCAACGCCTGGAGGCTCGGATCGATATCGGCCCTGCAGGAGAAGGTGCTTCACGATGCCCGCAGCATGGAGAGCCTGCTCTCGAGCCTCATCATCAACGTCACCGAGATGTACCGCGATCCCGAGCTGTTCCTCGCCTTCCGCAAGCTGGTGGTGCCGGTTCTGAGAACCTATCCGTTCATCCGGATTTGGCATGCGGGCTGCTCGACCGGTGAGGAGGTGCTCTCCATGGCCATTCTGCTTCATGAGGAAGGGCTGTATGACAAAGCCCGGATCTACGCCACCGACATCAGCGAGGAGGTGCTGAACCGGGCTAGGGAGGCGGTATTCCCCCTGCGGAAAATGCAGGACTACACGCGCAACTACTTGCTCGCGGGCGGAACGGGAGGCTTCTCCGAGTATTATGCCGTGAAGAACGAAGAAGTGCATTTTCACCGGTTCCTTCTCGACAACGTCGTGTTCGCCCAGCATAACCTGGTGACGGATCAGTCCTTCAACGAATTTAACGTTATTTTCTGCCGGAATGTGCTCATTTATTTCAACAAGACCTTGCAGGATCAAGTGCACCGGCTCTTCTACGAAAGCTTAAGTCCGCTAGGCATCCTGGCCCTGGGTACACGGGAATCGATCAATTTCAGTCATCATGCGGACGATTACGAAGCCTTGGACAGCCGGGAGAAGCTGTACCGCAAAATCAGGTAA
- a CDS encoding SDR family oxidoreductase, with the protein MNAAKRVEGKVAVVTGGGSGIGRAAALKLAAHGAKVCLVDRVMENAEKVQRQIEQAGGTAHAVEVDVAKPDQLDKAIQDTVDRWGRLDIVFANAGINGTIGPIENMTENDWNSTIDINLKGTYFTVRHAIPHLKDKGGSIIITSSINGNRVFSNFGFSIYSTSKAGQVAFMQMAALELAQYKVRVNAICPGAIATNIGKNTHPTPDLKEIQIPVEFPEGDQPLQEGPGSAEQVADLVLFLASDESFHITGTSVYIDGGESLLHG; encoded by the coding sequence ATGAATGCTGCTAAACGCGTAGAAGGCAAGGTGGCGGTCGTAACCGGCGGAGGGTCGGGGATCGGACGGGCCGCGGCCCTTAAGCTGGCGGCCCATGGAGCCAAGGTGTGTCTCGTGGACCGCGTCATGGAGAATGCCGAGAAGGTTCAGCGCCAAATCGAGCAGGCGGGCGGAACCGCTCACGCGGTCGAGGTTGACGTCGCCAAGCCGGACCAGCTGGATAAGGCCATCCAGGATACGGTCGACCGCTGGGGCCGGCTGGACATTGTGTTTGCCAATGCGGGGATTAACGGGACCATCGGACCGATTGAGAATATGACGGAGAACGATTGGAACAGCACGATCGATATTAACCTGAAAGGGACCTACTTCACGGTCCGTCATGCCATACCCCACTTGAAGGACAAGGGCGGAAGCATTATCATCACGAGCTCGATTAACGGCAACCGGGTGTTCTCCAATTTCGGGTTCAGCATATACAGCACCAGTAAAGCCGGGCAGGTGGCGTTCATGCAGATGGCTGCCCTGGAGCTCGCACAGTACAAGGTCCGCGTCAACGCCATATGCCCGGGGGCCATCGCCACCAACATCGGGAAGAATACCCACCCTACCCCCGATTTGAAGGAAATCCAGATCCCCGTGGAGTTCCCCGAGGGAGATCAGCCCCTGCAGGAAGGGCCCGGCTCGGCGGAGCAGGTAGCCGATCTTGTGCTGTTTCTGGCTTCGGACGAATCGTTCCACATTACCGGTACCTCCGTTTATATCGACGGCGGGGAGTCCCTTCTGCATGGGTAA
- a CDS encoding Dps family protein, with protein MATTTKTKNSAVVEVLNKQVANWSVMFIKLHNYHWYITGENFFTLHVKLEELYNEASIHLDEIAERILALRGKPVATMKECLSLSSIKEATGKENATQMVAQVVEDFELISTELHEGIEVAEEAKDSRTADMLTQIQTSLEKHSWMLAAFLGEKPNPPIE; from the coding sequence ATGGCCACAACAACCAAAACCAAGAACAGCGCGGTCGTCGAAGTTCTGAACAAGCAGGTAGCCAACTGGTCGGTGATGTTCATCAAGCTTCACAACTACCATTGGTACATTACCGGGGAGAACTTCTTCACCCTTCATGTCAAGCTGGAGGAGCTGTACAACGAAGCGAGCATTCATCTCGATGAAATCGCCGAACGGATTCTGGCTCTCCGGGGCAAACCGGTGGCGACGATGAAGGAATGCCTGTCGCTCTCTTCCATTAAAGAAGCCACCGGCAAGGAAAATGCTACGCAAATGGTGGCTCAAGTGGTCGAGGACTTCGAGCTCATCTCCACGGAGCTTCACGAGGGAATCGAGGTAGCCGAGGAAGCGAAGGACAGCCGCACCGCGGATATGCTGACGCAGATTCAGACTTCTCTGGAGAAGCATTCCTGGATGCTCGCCGCCTTCCTTGGCGAAAAGCCCAATCCTCCTATCGAATAA